A stretch of Gemmatimonas aurantiaca T-27 DNA encodes these proteins:
- a CDS encoding cyclase family protein, protein MWHDISVPLGAGTPEWPGDHPFTCGWTMRREDGESVNLAAITTSFHVGTHADAPVHVHSEWPASDGLELGAFVGEALVVALPASHGVAQDIDLPLLQRLIGEHAVSRVLLRTGHTSAAGIFPDDWPALTAEAATWLVDRGVKLWGVDAPSVDRRQSKSLDVHHALLGRGTFVLENLDLRHIETGVYELIAPPLAVIGADAAPVRALLRRRVG, encoded by the coding sequence ATGTGGCATGACATCTCCGTACCGCTCGGTGCCGGTACGCCCGAATGGCCGGGTGATCATCCGTTCACCTGTGGCTGGACCATGCGGCGCGAGGACGGTGAGAGTGTCAATCTGGCGGCGATCACGACCAGCTTTCACGTCGGCACCCATGCCGATGCGCCGGTGCATGTGCACTCCGAGTGGCCGGCCTCCGATGGACTCGAGTTGGGTGCGTTCGTCGGCGAAGCACTGGTGGTCGCGTTGCCAGCCTCGCACGGGGTGGCACAAGACATCGACCTGCCACTGCTGCAACGCCTGATCGGAGAACATGCCGTGTCCCGCGTGCTGCTGCGCACGGGGCACACATCGGCGGCCGGCATTTTTCCCGACGATTGGCCCGCCCTCACTGCAGAAGCCGCCACCTGGCTGGTGGATCGCGGCGTGAAGTTGTGGGGTGTGGATGCTCCCAGTGTCGATCGTCGTCAGAGCAAGTCGCTCGACGTACACCACGCCTTGCTGGGGCGTGGCACGTTCGTGCTCGAGAACCTCGACCTGCGTCATATCGAAACCGGCGTGTATGAACTGATCGCACCGCCGCTTGCCGTGATCGGCGCCGATGCGGCGCCCGTGCGCGCGCTGCTGCGGCGGCGGGTTGGCTGA
- the bshB1 gene encoding bacillithiol biosynthesis deacetylase BshB1 translates to MTSPQSLDLLAVAPHRDDAELTCGGTLIKAIDAGHRVGILDLTQGEMGTKGSAELRAAEAAASAQVMGIHVRENLGLPDAGITNDDATRVRLVHMLRALRPRIVIAPALRGRHPDHRRTTELVRDACFLSGLAKYAPGDHPAFRPTKLLHVIAYREDYVKPTFVVDISTQFERKLAAIKCFGSQFDGATQAGEVYPNGEPLYDIVTHHAAHYGSLIRARYGEPFYTEETMRVDDVTTLDVSTF, encoded by the coding sequence ATGACTTCCCCTCAGTCTCTGGACCTGCTCGCCGTCGCGCCACACCGTGACGACGCCGAACTTACCTGCGGCGGTACCCTGATCAAGGCGATCGATGCCGGTCACCGCGTGGGTATTCTCGATCTCACACAGGGTGAGATGGGGACCAAGGGATCGGCCGAGTTGCGGGCGGCGGAAGCCGCCGCCTCGGCGCAGGTGATGGGCATCCATGTCCGCGAGAATCTCGGGCTGCCTGACGCCGGCATCACCAATGACGACGCCACCCGTGTGCGCCTGGTGCACATGCTGCGGGCCCTGCGTCCGCGTATCGTGATTGCCCCAGCCCTGCGCGGACGACATCCCGATCACCGCCGGACCACCGAACTGGTGCGCGATGCGTGTTTCCTGAGCGGACTCGCCAAGTATGCCCCTGGTGATCACCCCGCGTTCCGGCCCACGAAGCTGCTGCATGTCATCGCGTATCGCGAAGACTACGTGAAACCCACCTTCGTGGTCGATATCTCCACGCAGTTCGAGCGCAAGCTCGCCGCCATCAAGTGTTTCGGGTCGCAGTTCGACGGCGCGACACAGGCGGGCGAAGTGTATCCGAATGGAGAGCCGCTGTACGACATCGTGACTCACCATGCGGCACACTATGGATCGCTGATCCGCGCGCGCTACGGTGAGCCGTTCTACACGGAAGAAACGATGCGTGTGGACGATGTCACCACACTCGATGTGTCCACGTTCTGA
- the hemF gene encoding oxygen-dependent coproporphyrinogen oxidase — translation MSPESGSSVSDLRRHQIASRMEGLHDELTAFFTRLDEGGTFREDRWERPGGGGGVARVLSDGITFEKAGINRSVVMGVLPDAAAQRLGGVGAATGTTHFFATGVSLVVHPRSPMIPTVHLNVRYFELTDEQGTLTDSWFGGGTDLTPFYPHEDDAHTFHRGLGAMCDRHHATFYDHFKAWCDRYFVNTHRGNEARGVGGIFFDHLRANDPAHGLDAEAVALFVSDVARVLPAAYEPIVTRRRDTTYGEPERTFQLVRRGRYVEFNLVHDRGTTFGLQTNARVESVLMSLPPLAMWQYAPEYAEGSFEARLIAMLAPRDWR, via the coding sequence ATGAGCCCCGAGAGCGGGAGTTCGGTCAGTGATCTGCGGCGCCACCAGATCGCGTCGCGCATGGAAGGGTTGCATGACGAACTGACGGCCTTTTTCACCCGCCTCGATGAGGGTGGCACGTTTCGCGAAGATCGATGGGAACGGCCCGGCGGTGGTGGTGGTGTGGCGCGCGTATTGAGTGACGGGATCACGTTCGAAAAAGCGGGGATCAATCGTTCGGTGGTGATGGGCGTGCTGCCGGATGCCGCAGCGCAGCGCTTGGGCGGTGTCGGGGCGGCCACGGGCACGACGCACTTCTTCGCCACCGGCGTCAGCCTGGTGGTGCATCCGCGCAGTCCGATGATCCCTACGGTGCATCTGAACGTGCGCTATTTCGAACTCACGGATGAACAGGGCACGCTCACCGACAGTTGGTTTGGCGGTGGCACCGACCTGACGCCGTTTTATCCGCACGAGGACGACGCGCACACCTTTCATCGTGGGTTGGGTGCCATGTGCGACCGGCATCACGCCACGTTTTACGATCACTTCAAGGCCTGGTGTGATCGGTATTTCGTGAACACGCATCGTGGCAATGAAGCGCGTGGAGTCGGCGGCATTTTTTTCGATCATCTGCGCGCCAACGATCCCGCACACGGTCTGGATGCCGAAGCCGTGGCGCTATTTGTGAGCGATGTGGCCCGGGTGCTTCCCGCAGCGTACGAACCGATCGTGACCCGCCGTCGTGACACCACCTACGGTGAACCCGAACGCACTTTTCAGTTGGTGCGCCGAGGACGATACGTGGAGTTCAATCTGGTACACGACCGCGGCACCACCTTCGGTTTGCAGACCAACGCCCGCGTGGAGAGTGTCTTGATGAGCCTTCCACCGCTCGCGATGTGGCAGTACGCGCCGGAGTACGCGGAAGGGTCATTCGAGGCACGCCTCATCGCCATGCTCGCGCCGCGCGACTGGCGCTGA
- the hemE gene encoding uroporphyrinogen decarboxylase, with translation MNDLLLRALRREPVSRPPVWMMRQAGRYLPQYRAVRAGSDFLTMCRTPELAVEVTLQPVDLIGVDAAIIFSDILVIPEAMGMHLTLDEGVGPQFPSPLRTPADVARLRTVDPEDQLRYMLDALRLARRALNNRVPLIGFAGAPWTLAAYMVEGKGTKQFAVAKRMLFEQPAMAHALLDRLATAVGDFLVAQVAAGAQVVQLFESWAGALSPQEFRTFVLPYLTKAARRAREAGVPVIVFAPGASWALGEIAAATGADAVGVDWHTTPAQARRQLAPFNVAMQGNLDPCALYATPAEIRARAHAMIAEFGPIGHVANLGHGILPDVPPAHAKAFVDAVKEWEWTPERLAEHR, from the coding sequence ATGAACGATCTGCTGCTGCGTGCCCTTCGCCGTGAACCTGTCTCGCGGCCCCCTGTCTGGATGATGCGCCAGGCTGGTCGATATCTCCCGCAGTATCGCGCGGTGCGAGCCGGGTCCGACTTCCTGACCATGTGCCGCACGCCGGAACTCGCCGTGGAAGTCACCCTGCAGCCGGTGGACCTCATCGGCGTGGATGCCGCGATCATCTTCAGCGACATCCTCGTCATCCCGGAAGCGATGGGCATGCACCTGACGCTCGATGAAGGCGTGGGTCCGCAGTTCCCGTCCCCGTTGCGCACTCCGGCCGATGTGGCACGACTTCGCACGGTGGACCCTGAGGATCAGTTGCGGTACATGCTCGATGCCCTGCGCCTGGCTCGTCGCGCGTTGAACAATCGAGTGCCGCTCATCGGCTTTGCCGGCGCGCCGTGGACGCTGGCGGCCTACATGGTGGAAGGCAAAGGCACCAAGCAGTTCGCGGTCGCCAAGCGCATGTTGTTCGAGCAGCCCGCCATGGCACACGCCCTGTTGGACAGGCTGGCCACAGCCGTGGGTGATTTCCTCGTGGCGCAGGTCGCCGCAGGGGCGCAGGTGGTCCAGTTGTTCGAATCGTGGGCCGGCGCGCTGTCGCCACAGGAGTTCCGCACCTTCGTGTTGCCGTATCTCACCAAGGCTGCCCGTCGTGCACGGGAAGCGGGCGTTCCGGTCATCGTCTTTGCGCCCGGCGCGAGCTGGGCACTGGGCGAGATCGCCGCCGCCACGGGAGCGGATGCGGTGGGGGTGGATTGGCATACCACACCAGCGCAGGCGCGCCGTCAGCTCGCGCCGTTCAATGTGGCGATGCAGGGCAATCTCGATCCATGTGCGCTCTACGCCACACCCGCCGAAATCCGTGCACGTGCTCACGCCATGATCGCCGAGTTCGGACCCATTGGGCATGTCGCCAATCTCGGACATGGCATCCTGCCCGATGTGCCGCCGGCACACGCAAAGGCATTCGTGGATGCCGTGAAAGAATGGGAGTGGACCCCAGAGCGTCTCGCGGAGCATCGCTGA
- a CDS encoding methyl-accepting chemotaxis protein yields MSSTRSVSQRVGILIGGLTGIALASDLAALWLLPTLEGNPAIALTRWMLIGTAVVLSCAGGAAYTMVRRTLAPLHEIADRATKLRRNCIAGIERIATGMAHGDLTGKLEATTTLIEIEREDELGELAATVNGIIATCQASIESLNAAQRNVLAIVTDSATLNESARAGDLSRRADIQRHEGSYADLAIGLNRVMDAVSTPLQEASGTLQRVAGRDLTARMEGTYLGDYLVLQTALNEAVGNLDSALQRVAVAASEVSNAGTEISAGSDALAHGAADQAASLEETTSSLTELAAMARNNAQHTVEASRFVQTAHTSTAQGVSEMAQLSIAMERIARSSVETAKIIKTIDEIAFQTNLLALNAAVEAARAGDAGKGFAVVADEVRSLAIRSADAAKSTATMIEESVRHAQEGNQRQGVVQRQLDDIDGQIRQLSGVIDEISATSTQQAQGVDQLTQAAHLMNASTQTVASNAEEAAAAAVELSSQAHSLDELVGNFVLSNRHASSQAHKARRGEGGSTRTRAAA; encoded by the coding sequence ATGTCCAGCACCAGGTCTGTCTCACAACGCGTCGGGATTCTGATCGGCGGACTCACAGGCATCGCGTTGGCCAGTGATCTGGCCGCCTTGTGGTTGCTCCCGACGCTCGAAGGCAATCCCGCCATCGCGTTGACGCGCTGGATGCTCATCGGCACGGCGGTGGTGCTGTCGTGTGCGGGTGGCGCCGCGTACACGATGGTGCGTCGTACGCTCGCTCCCCTGCACGAGATTGCGGACCGCGCGACCAAGCTGCGCCGCAACTGCATTGCCGGCATCGAGCGCATCGCCACCGGCATGGCGCACGGCGATCTGACGGGCAAACTCGAAGCGACGACCACGCTCATCGAAATCGAACGCGAGGACGAACTCGGCGAACTGGCTGCCACGGTAAACGGCATCATCGCCACGTGTCAGGCGTCGATCGAATCGCTCAACGCGGCCCAGCGCAATGTGCTGGCCATCGTCACCGATTCGGCCACGCTCAATGAATCGGCGCGGGCCGGCGATTTGTCCCGTCGGGCGGATATCCAGCGTCATGAGGGCAGCTACGCCGACCTCGCGATCGGTCTCAATCGGGTGATGGATGCCGTCAGCACGCCGCTGCAGGAAGCGTCCGGCACCTTGCAACGGGTAGCGGGTCGCGATCTGACCGCCCGTATGGAAGGCACCTATCTGGGTGACTATCTCGTGTTGCAGACGGCGCTGAACGAAGCCGTGGGCAACCTCGACTCGGCGCTGCAGCGCGTGGCCGTCGCGGCATCGGAAGTCTCCAATGCCGGTACCGAGATCAGTGCCGGCAGCGATGCGCTGGCGCACGGTGCGGCCGATCAGGCGGCCAGCCTCGAAGAAACCACGAGCAGCCTGACAGAACTCGCGGCCATGGCGCGGAACAATGCGCAGCACACCGTCGAGGCCAGTCGGTTCGTGCAGACGGCGCACACCAGCACGGCGCAGGGTGTTTCCGAGATGGCGCAACTATCGATCGCCATGGAGCGCATCGCCCGATCGAGCGTCGAAACAGCGAAGATCATCAAGACCATCGATGAGATCGCGTTCCAGACCAACCTGCTGGCGCTCAACGCGGCCGTGGAGGCCGCTCGCGCCGGTGATGCGGGCAAGGGCTTTGCCGTGGTGGCGGACGAAGTGCGCAGCCTGGCCATTCGGAGTGCCGACGCCGCCAAGAGCACGGCCACGATGATCGAAGAGAGCGTGCGCCACGCGCAGGAAGGCAACCAGCGACAGGGTGTGGTGCAGCGTCAACTCGACGATATCGATGGACAGATTCGGCAGCTCAGCGGTGTCATCGACGAGATTTCGGCCACGAGTACGCAGCAGGCGCAGGGTGTGGACCAGCTTACGCAGGCGGCCCACCTGATGAACGCGTCGACACAGACCGTGGCCAGCAACGCGGAAGAAGCCGCCGCGGCCGCCGTGGAGCTGTCCAGTCAGGCACACAGCCTCGATGAGTTGGTGGGCAATTTTGTCCTCTCCAATCGACACGCGTCCTCTCAGGCACACAAAGCACGGCGCGGGGAAGGCGGGTCGACCCGCACGCGCGCCGCGGCCTGA
- a CDS encoding methyl-accepting chemotaxis protein, with protein MVWFRSVSKKNVERVYPLGRIEVTDVEVRRRLDFLKLTNTDLGVVQAWESVCRAACDAMIDDFYAHIAGTRATKEILDRHTSVDRQRPLITRYLLAMFSGVIDDGYIAYRRLVGQVHERIDLDSNWYVAMYEVIREHMFSAVERSDATPAELYRFQRAFDRLLQADIAIVITSLTNARQERIEAILKGEAMRFLDDISTALSRLAQGDLTVRLTGTYTGRNAEVQVHFNSALQELQGAMHVVRQSADEILGTSTSLRDASGVLSEGASSQAASLEEVAASLQELTSMTQSSATHAREGRTLAEQARDTAAGGERSMQQLADAMTRIKAGSDATARVVKTIDEIAFQTNLLALNAAVEAARAGDAGRGFAVVADEVRGLAMRSAEAARSTTALIEESMSSTNAGVRLNETVLGTLSEIVRQADRVRVVMSEVAAAAGQQQEGVQQISKAIDQINTVTQTVAANAEEGSATSMELSDRAAVLGSAVERFRADETRNGPRLKRIA; from the coding sequence ATGGTCTGGTTCCGTTCCGTCTCCAAGAAAAACGTCGAGCGTGTGTATCCGCTGGGGCGCATTGAAGTCACCGACGTCGAAGTGCGCCGCCGTCTCGATTTCCTGAAGCTCACCAATACCGACCTCGGTGTGGTGCAGGCGTGGGAATCCGTGTGCCGCGCCGCCTGTGATGCCATGATCGACGATTTTTATGCCCACATCGCCGGCACGAGAGCGACCAAAGAGATTCTCGATCGGCATACCTCGGTGGACCGCCAGCGTCCGCTGATCACACGATATCTGCTGGCCATGTTCAGCGGCGTGATCGACGATGGCTACATCGCCTATCGTCGCCTCGTGGGTCAGGTGCACGAACGCATTGATCTGGACTCGAATTGGTACGTCGCGATGTACGAGGTCATCCGCGAGCACATGTTCTCGGCCGTGGAACGCAGCGACGCCACCCCCGCGGAGTTGTATCGCTTCCAGCGGGCCTTCGACCGCTTGCTGCAGGCCGACATCGCCATCGTCATCACGTCGCTCACCAACGCCCGTCAGGAACGCATCGAAGCCATCCTCAAGGGTGAAGCCATGCGGTTCCTCGACGATATCAGCACGGCTCTCTCACGACTGGCCCAGGGCGATCTCACCGTTCGTCTCACCGGCACCTACACCGGCCGCAACGCCGAAGTGCAGGTGCATTTCAATTCGGCGCTGCAGGAGCTGCAGGGCGCGATGCACGTGGTACGGCAGTCGGCCGACGAGATCCTGGGCACGTCCACTTCGCTACGCGACGCCAGTGGTGTGCTGAGCGAGGGCGCCTCCAGTCAGGCCGCTTCGCTGGAAGAAGTGGCGGCCAGCTTGCAGGAACTCACGAGCATGACGCAGTCCAGCGCGACACACGCACGAGAAGGGCGTACGTTGGCGGAACAGGCGCGCGATACGGCAGCGGGCGGTGAACGCTCCATGCAGCAGTTGGCCGATGCGATGACCCGCATCAAGGCGGGGTCGGATGCCACCGCTCGCGTGGTGAAGACCATCGATGAGATTGCATTCCAGACCAATCTGTTGGCGCTCAATGCGGCAGTCGAAGCGGCCCGGGCCGGGGATGCCGGTCGCGGATTTGCGGTCGTCGCTGATGAAGTGCGCGGCCTCGCCATGCGCAGTGCCGAAGCCGCCCGCAGCACCACGGCGCTCATCGAAGAGTCGATGTCGAGCACCAACGCAGGGGTGCGCCTCAACGAGACGGTACTGGGCACGCTCTCCGAGATCGTACGACAGGCCGATCGGGTCCGTGTGGTGATGTCGGAGGTCGCAGCGGCTGCGGGTCAGCAGCAGGAAGGCGTGCAGCAAATCTCCAAGGCCATCGACCAGATCAACACTGTGACACAAACCGTGGCCGCCAACGCCGAGGAAGGCAGTGCCACCAGCATGGAGCTCAGCGATCGCGCCGCGGTGCTCGGCAGTGCTGTCGAGCGCTTTCGGGCCGACGAAACGCGCAACGGCCCTCGTCTCAAGAGAATCGCATAG
- a CDS encoding ABC transporter permease, with protein sequence MNGILLALEGVSMALEAIRGNKVRAALTIAGVAIGVFVVVAMGAVVNGIRASFQQDLEEIGATTFIVQRRGSGINACDGTDENCPDRRNPPISFAEWDMIRRLPGVQEVIGTMAGQANFAYRNSRVDNVGYDAYSVEWPAVNASDIAPGRNFTRAEYEAGQPVVLLNDTLKAQLFGDSEPIGKPVTISGRQFTVIGVYNPRAGFLRSLEGRGPETPRAIVPTSTAVRQLDAFRGSLTLMVRPRSDISQAEVMDEVMASMRARRGLRPSDRNTFYLVEQDRIMDTFNQLFGTIFAVGLALSAVALLVGGVGVVAIMMISVTERTREIGVRKALGATAGTIRWQFLVEAATLTSIGAFIGLAVGALLAWIIRSNSSLPASVPTSIMVTAVLASAVTGVAFGMLPALRASRLDPVEALRHE encoded by the coding sequence ATGAACGGCATCTTGCTCGCACTCGAAGGAGTGAGCATGGCGCTCGAAGCCATCCGTGGCAACAAAGTGCGTGCGGCGCTGACCATTGCCGGTGTCGCGATCGGCGTGTTCGTGGTCGTGGCCATGGGCGCGGTGGTCAACGGGATCCGCGCTTCATTTCAGCAGGATCTCGAAGAAATCGGCGCCACCACCTTCATCGTGCAGCGACGCGGCAGCGGCATCAACGCCTGCGACGGCACCGATGAGAACTGTCCCGATCGCCGCAATCCGCCCATCTCGTTCGCCGAGTGGGACATGATCAGGCGCTTGCCGGGTGTGCAGGAAGTCATCGGCACGATGGCGGGGCAAGCAAACTTCGCCTATCGCAACAGTCGCGTGGACAACGTGGGCTACGACGCCTACAGCGTGGAATGGCCGGCCGTCAACGCATCCGATATCGCCCCGGGACGCAATTTCACGCGTGCCGAGTATGAGGCAGGACAACCGGTCGTGCTGCTCAACGACACCCTCAAGGCTCAGTTGTTCGGCGATTCCGAACCGATCGGCAAGCCCGTGACGATCAGTGGTCGCCAGTTCACCGTCATCGGCGTCTACAATCCACGCGCCGGCTTTCTGCGTTCGCTTGAAGGGCGTGGGCCGGAAACACCGCGCGCCATCGTGCCCACGTCCACGGCCGTGCGGCAGCTCGATGCGTTTCGCGGAAGTCTCACGCTCATGGTGCGTCCCCGCAGTGACATCAGCCAGGCAGAGGTGATGGACGAAGTGATGGCCTCGATGCGGGCACGACGGGGACTGCGCCCAAGCGATCGCAACACGTTCTATCTCGTGGAGCAGGATCGCATCATGGACACCTTCAACCAGCTCTTCGGTACCATCTTCGCCGTGGGCCTCGCCCTGTCGGCGGTGGCATTGCTGGTGGGAGGTGTTGGTGTGGTGGCGATCATGATGATTTCCGTGACCGAGCGTACCCGCGAAATCGGCGTCCGCAAAGCCTTGGGAGCGACGGCGGGCACCATTCGATGGCAGTTTCTGGTGGAGGCCGCGACGCTGACCAGTATCGGTGCGTTCATCGGATTGGCGGTCGGTGCCCTGCTGGCGTGGATCATCCGCAGCAACAGCTCGCTGCCCGCATCGGTACCAACAAGCATCATGGTGACCGCCGTCCTGGCGAGTGCCGTGACCGGTGTGGCCTTTGGTATGCTGCCCGCGTTGCGCGCATCCCGTCTCGATCCCGTGGAAGCGCTCCGACACGAATAG
- a CDS encoding ABC transporter permease, whose amino-acid sequence MTTLDAVRLAFNQLRVQKLKSAFTLLGVMIGVMFLIAVVSIVEGMGRYVEEDFASRLIGTNTFTLRRFDNVGPGGNRGFDVREARRRPLLRMTDVDVVRAALPSSMRSSISSETFKYGAAPGARPRQVQAIATDAEYFAIKKFAVTQGRAFTEQEVRAGSPVLVIGVEVAEHFFPGLNPEGRQIRVSGVPFTVIGVIEKQGSVFGFSLDRMAIAPYTSPMGRIIRPMRDISSLIVQAPSQADLAEGVEAARSALRAFRGLRAGEADNFGLVTQDAAFGFIKQLKGRLVLFGTALPAISLVVGAMVIMNIMLVAVAERTREIGVRKALGAKRSDILSQFLVEAATLSTLGAAIGIALGIGLAKLIAALTPLPAAVAPWSIVAALVTGAGVGIAAGLYPASRAAQLDPIAALRQE is encoded by the coding sequence GTGACAACCCTCGATGCAGTCCGGCTGGCCTTCAACCAGCTCCGGGTCCAGAAGCTCAAAAGCGCATTCACGCTGCTCGGCGTGATGATCGGCGTCATGTTCCTCATCGCGGTGGTTTCCATCGTGGAAGGCATGGGCCGCTATGTCGAAGAGGACTTTGCCTCGCGACTGATCGGGACCAACACGTTCACCCTCCGGCGTTTCGACAACGTGGGGCCCGGGGGCAACCGTGGATTCGATGTGCGAGAGGCTCGCCGTCGCCCGCTCCTGCGCATGACGGATGTCGACGTGGTGCGCGCGGCGCTTCCCTCGTCCATGCGATCGTCGATCTCGAGTGAGACGTTCAAGTACGGGGCCGCCCCAGGGGCCCGGCCGCGGCAGGTACAGGCCATCGCCACCGACGCCGAGTACTTCGCCATCAAGAAGTTCGCCGTGACGCAGGGGCGCGCGTTCACCGAGCAGGAGGTCCGCGCGGGATCACCAGTCCTGGTGATCGGCGTGGAAGTCGCGGAGCACTTCTTTCCCGGCCTCAACCCCGAAGGTCGTCAGATTCGTGTCAGCGGTGTGCCCTTCACCGTCATCGGTGTGATCGAAAAACAAGGGTCCGTCTTCGGGTTCTCGCTCGATCGCATGGCCATTGCGCCGTACACGTCGCCGATGGGCCGTATCATCCGCCCCATGCGCGATATCTCCTCGCTCATCGTGCAGGCGCCGTCGCAGGCCGACCTCGCCGAGGGAGTCGAAGCGGCGCGCAGCGCGCTACGCGCATTTCGCGGTCTCCGCGCCGGTGAGGCGGACAATTTCGGGCTCGTGACGCAGGATGCGGCCTTCGGCTTCATCAAGCAGTTGAAGGGACGCCTGGTCCTCTTTGGAACCGCGCTGCCCGCCATCAGTCTCGTGGTCGGGGCGATGGTCATCATGAACATCATGCTGGTGGCTGTTGCCGAACGCACCCGCGAAATCGGGGTGCGCAAGGCACTCGGCGCCAAACGCTCGGACATCCTGTCGCAATTTCTGGTGGAAGCCGCCACGCTCAGCACGCTCGGTGCGGCCATCGGCATCGCGCTGGGTATTGGACTCGCCAAACTGATCGCGGCGCTCACGCCCCTACCGGCCGCTGTTGCCCCGTGGTCGATCGTGGCCGCGCTCGTGACCGGTGCTGGTGTAGGCATCGCCGCCGGTCTCTATCCCGCCAGCCGTGCAGCACAACTCGATCCCATCGCCGCCCTGAGGCAGGAATGA
- a CDS encoding ABC transporter permease has protein sequence MRFIDRLFVALEGIGMALDAIRANKVRAGLTIAGVAIGVFVVVAMGATVHGIRQSFQSDLDEFGATSFQVRRRGVGFNSCDGTDDTCPDRRNPAITLDEWNTIRNMPDVETATAWLSGQTSFDYKDRHVTNVGYDAQSTDWIKTDVADISPGRSFSRAEHDGAAQVVVINDTLKNRLFGDSDPIGKQIAVEGKQFTVIGVFHTKAGFLKSMDGRGPDKPRAILPMMTAYRHLDVWRRGLLIMVKPRPGIQQAVVMDAVTEMLRGRRGLKPAQPNNFALVAQDRMLETFDQLFGAIFMVELALSAVGLLVGGVGVVAIMMISVTERTREIGVRKALGATRVTILWQFLVEAATLTSIGASVGLIAGSVLAWIVRSNTSIPTSIPGSAIATAIIASIATGVVFGMLPALRASRLDPVEALRHE, from the coding sequence ATGCGATTCATCGACCGATTGTTCGTCGCACTCGAAGGCATCGGCATGGCGCTCGATGCGATCCGCGCCAACAAAGTACGCGCGGGACTCACCATCGCCGGTGTCGCGATCGGCGTGTTTGTCGTGGTGGCGATGGGGGCCACCGTGCACGGCATTCGCCAGAGCTTCCAATCCGACCTCGATGAGTTCGGGGCCACCTCGTTTCAGGTGCGTCGACGTGGCGTGGGATTCAACTCCTGCGATGGCACCGATGACACCTGTCCCGATCGCCGCAACCCGGCCATCACGCTCGATGAGTGGAACACGATCCGGAACATGCCCGATGTGGAAACTGCCACGGCATGGCTCTCCGGACAGACCAGCTTCGACTACAAGGATCGGCACGTCACCAACGTCGGCTACGATGCGCAAAGCACCGACTGGATCAAGACCGACGTAGCAGACATCTCACCGGGCCGCAGCTTCTCCCGCGCGGAGCACGATGGAGCGGCGCAGGTGGTGGTCATCAACGACACCTTGAAGAACCGTCTGTTCGGCGATTCCGATCCGATCGGCAAGCAGATCGCCGTAGAGGGAAAGCAGTTCACGGTGATTGGTGTGTTTCACACCAAGGCCGGATTTCTCAAGTCGATGGACGGACGCGGACCGGACAAACCGCGCGCCATTCTCCCGATGATGACGGCCTACCGCCATCTCGACGTCTGGCGGCGCGGGCTGTTGATCATGGTCAAGCCACGCCCCGGAATTCAGCAGGCCGTGGTGATGGACGCCGTCACGGAGATGTTGCGTGGACGACGTGGACTCAAGCCGGCGCAACCGAACAACTTTGCGTTGGTGGCGCAGGATCGCATGCTGGAGACGTTTGACCAGCTCTTCGGCGCGATCTTCATGGTGGAACTGGCACTGTCCGCCGTTGGCCTGCTCGTCGGCGGCGTCGGTGTGGTGGCCATCATGATGATCTCGGTGACCGAACGCACGCGCGAGATTGGCGTGCGCAAGGCGCTCGGGGCCACGCGCGTGACCATTCTCTGGCAGTTCCTCGTCGAAGCGGCGACGCTCACGTCGATCGGAGCATCGGTGGGGCTGATTGCCGGCTCCGTGCTCGCATGGATCGTACGCAGCAATACGTCCATTCCCACATCCATTCCCGGATCCGCCATCGCGACCGCGATCATCGCCAGTATCGCCACCGGCGTAGTGTTCGGCATGCTGCCGGCCTTGCGCGCATCCCGCCTCGATCCCGTGGAAGCACTCCGGCACGAGTAG